AAGACCGTCGGCCAGGATGCTGTCGTCTTCGGCGATCAGTATGCGCATGTCTCGTCTCCTGGCGCGGATTCTGTCATGTCCCCCGGGCCTTGCCCAGACGGGGTTAACGCGGGATCGGGCGGCGCGGCGCGGAAAGCGCGCAAGAATTTGTCATACTGTTTATTTGTACAGTATAATCGGATGCCATAATTCCCCAGCATCGTTGCACCAGACATGCACCAGACAATCGCTAGAACGTCAGACAGGACACTACATGGACGATAAAACCAGCAAGGCAGCCGCCTCGGAAAAAGCCAAGGCGCTCGCCGCCGCGCTATCGCAGATCGAAAAGCAGTTCGGCAAGGGCTCGATCATGCGGTATGGCGACAACGAGGTCGAGCACGACATCCAGGTGGTGTCCACGGGCTCGCTGGGCCTGGACATCGCGCTGGGCGTCGGCGGCCTGCCGCGCGGTCGCGTCGTCGAAATCTACGGTCCGGAATCCTCGGGCAAGACCACCCTGACGCTGCAGGTCATCGCCGAAATGCAGAAGATCGGCGGCACCTGCGCCTTCGTCGACGCGGAACATGCCCTGGACGTGCAGTACGCCGCCAAGCTGGGCGTCAACCTGACCGACCTGCTGATTTCCCAGCCCGATACCGGCGAGCAGGCACTGGAAATCACCGACGCCCTGGTGCGCTCGGGCTCGGTGGACCTGATCGTCATCGACTCGGTCGCCGCCCTGGTGCCCAAGGCCGAAATCGAAGGCGAAATGGGCGATTCCCTGCCCGGCCTGCAGGCCCGCCTGATGAGCCAGGCGCTGCGCAAGCTGACCGCCACCATCAAGCGCACCAACTGCATGGTCATCTTCATCAACCAGATCCGGATGAAGATCGGCGTCATGTTCGGCAACCCGGAAACCACCACCGGCGGCAACGCGCTGAAGTTCTATTCCTCGGTGCGCCTGGATATCCGCCGCATCGGCTCCATCAAGAAGGGCGAGGAAGTCGTCGGCAACGAAACCCGCGTCAAGGTCGTCAAGAACAAGGTGTCGCCGCCTTTCAAGCAGGCCGAATTCGACATCATGTATGGCAGCGGCATCTCGCGCGAAGGCGAAATCATCGACCTCGGGGTGCAGGCCGGCATCGTCGACAAGTCCGGCGCCTGGTATAGCTACAACGGCGATCGCATCGGGCAGGGCAAGGACAATGTCCGCGAGTACCTGAAGGAACATCGCGACATGGCGCTGGAAATCGAAAACCGCGTCCGCGAAAACCAGGGTATCGTCAGCCGCGCCAACACGTTCGCCGCGAGCGAAGCCGAAGAGGACTAAGTCGCCGTGGGCGACCGTGTCGCGGAAAAGCGTGGCCCTTCACTCAGGGCTCGCGCGGTCGCCTATCTGTCGCGTCGCGAATACGCCCGCACCGAGCTTGCGCGCAAGCTCGGTGCGCACACCGACGATCCGGCGGCGCTGGACGCGCTGCTGGATGACCTGGAGCGGGAAGGCTGGCTATCCACCCGGCGCTTTGCCGAAAGCCTGGTGCATCGCCGCGCCGAACGCCAGGGGGCGGCGCGGATCGTCCAGGAACTGCGCCAGCACGGTGTGGATGAAGCCCAGATCGGCGAATTGCGTAATGGCCTGAAAGCCACGGAATACGAACGCGCGCTGGCGGTGTGGAGCAAGCGCTTCGGCGAGCGGCCCACCGACCGCACCGCCTACGCCAAGCAGGCGCGTTTCCTGGCGGCGCGCGGCTTCGCGCATGACGTCATTCACCGCGTCCTGGGTGATGACCGTGACGACGATTGAGCCGGTGCGTGGCCTGCTGATTTGATTCCGGCCAGGGTGCGGAAGCACACATCCCTGGCGATCGTCAGGAAATCCTTGATGAACGGCGCGTCCGCGTCCTCGTTGCGTACGGCCGCGTAAAGCGTGCGCCAGACGCCTTGCGGCCCCAGGCGGCACACCTTCAACCATCCCTGTCCCAGGTATTCCGTCAAGGCCCAATTCGGCAAGGCGGCCACGCCGCGATTGCTGGCCACCAGCTGCGCGATGATGGGCGTCAGTTCCGCCTTGCGTATCGTCGCGGGCTCGACATCGGCAGGATCGAGAAACGCGGTAAAGACATCGAGGCGCTGCCGATCGACCGGATACGTGATCAGCGTCTGGTCCGCCAACTGCTCGGGCTGGACGTAGCGCTGGGTCGCGAGAGGATTGGCTTCCGATACCGCCAGCACCAGCTCGTAGCCGAACAGCGGCACGTATTCGATGGCTTCCGACGTCTGCGGATCCGACGTAATTACCAGATCCAGATCGCCGCGCAGCAGGGCCGGAAAGGGCGCGAAGGAAAACGCGGCGGACAGGTCCAGGGCGACTTCCGGCCACTGGACGCGGAATGCGTCCATGGCAGGCATCAGCCACTGGAAGCAGGAATGGCATTCGATCGCCAGATGCAGGCGGCCCGTACGTCCGGCCGCCAGGCGCTGCAGTTCGCGCTCGGTGGCGCGCAGCCTGGGCAGGATGTCGTCCGCCAGCGCCAGTACGCGCAGCCCGGCCGTCGTCAGGCGGGCCGGCCGCGTCCTGCGGTTCAACAGCGGCGTTCCCAGCCGGGATTCCAGTTCGCGCAGCTGATGCGACAGGGCGGATTGCGTCAGGTGCAGCCGTTCGGCGGCTTCCTGCAGGCTGCCTCCGTCGCGGATGGCGGCCAGGGTTTCCAGATGGCGTATTTCGAGCATGGCAGGGCCGGAGGGGGTCACCGAGGGGGCAGCTCCGCATTCTATATGAATATTGTTCAAGGAATCGATGCAAACATTGATTTTGATTCACACAGAAACGCGCGCACAATGCCGCCACTTGAACAATTTTTGTTGGATCTTTCATTTTCATGACTACGATTCATAATCTGGGATTCCCGCGCATTGGTGCGCAGCGGGAACTGAAGCGCGCGGTGGAAGCGTACTGGGCCGGCAAGTCGTCGCTGGCGGAGCTCGAGGAAACCGGCCGGGCCTTGCGCGCGCGGCATTGGAAGGTCCAGGCCGACGCGGGCGTGAACCTGATTCCGGTGGGCGATTTCGCGTGGTACGACCATGTGCTGGAATGGACCACCTTGCTGGGCGCCGTGCCGGCCCGTTTCGGCCAGCAGGACGCCGCCCCGGTCGCCCTGGATACCTTGTTCCGCATGGGGCGGGGCCGCGCGCCGACCGGCACGCCGGCCGCCGCGTGCGAAATGACCAAGTGGTTCGATACCAACTACCACTACATCGTGCCGGAGCTGACGCCGGCGCAGACCTTCCGCATCGCCCGCGAATCCCTGTTCGAACAGATCCGCGAAGCCCAGCAGGCCGGCCATCGCGTCAAGCCGGTCATTCCGGGCCCGCTGACCTGGCTGTGGCTGGGCAAGGGTGACGCGTACACCGGCCCGGGCGACGTCGCCAAGCTGGATCTGCTGGCGGGACTGATCCCGGTCTATATCGAAGTCCTGCGCCGCATCGCCGAACTGGGCGTCGAGTGGGTGCAGATCGACGAGCCCATCCTGGCGCTGGACCTGCCGGCCGCCTGGCGAGATGCCTACGCGGCCAGCTATGCGCGCCTGTCGGGCGGCGCCTTGAAATTGCTGGTGGCGACGTATTTCGACGGCCTCCAGGACAACCTGGCCACGGCCGCCGCGCTGCCGGTCGCCGGCCTGCACGTCGATCTGGTGCGTGCGCCGGAGCAACTGGCGCCGCTGCTCGAGGTCATCGGCACCAAGATACTGTCGGCAGGCGTCGTCAACGGGCGCAACATCTGGCGCACCGACCTGGATCTCACGCTGAAGGCCCTGGCGCCCGCCAAGGCCGCGCTGGGCGACCAGCTCTGGATCGCGCCTTCCTGCTCGCTGCTGCACGTGCCGGTGGATCTTGCCCATGAAACCGAATTGGACGACGAGCTGAAGAGCTGGCTGTCCTTTGCCGTGCAGAAGCTGGACGAGGTCCGCACGCTGGCGCTCGCCCTGGACGGCAGCGAGGAACCGGCGGTGCGGGAAGCCCTGCGGGTGCAACGGGCCGCGCTGGCCGATCGGGCGCGTTCGCCGCGCATCCATAATCCGGCCGTCGCCCAGCGCATGGCCGGGGCCGCGCAGGTGCGGCGCGACCGGACGCCGTTCGCGCAACGCATCGTCCAACAACAGGAGAAGCTGCGCCTGCCGGCGTTCCCCACCACCACGATCGGCTCCTTCCCGCAGACCGCGGAAATCCGCGCGTTGCGGCGCGACTGGAAGGCCGGGGCGCTGGGCGATTCCGCCTACGAGAAGGCGATCCGCAAGGAAATCGAATCCGTCATCCGGTTCCAGGAGAAAGTCGGCCTGGACGTGCTGGTGCACGGCGAGCCCGAACGCAACGACATGGTGGAGTACTTCGGCGAACTGCTGGCCGGCTTCGCCTTCACCCGGAATGGGTGGGTACAGAGCTATGGGTCGCGCTGCGTCAAGCCGCCCATCATTTTCGGCGACGTCGCGCGCCCGGCGCCCATGACGGTGGCCTGGTCGTCCTATGCGCAGTCGCTGACGGACAAGCCGGTAAAGGGCATGCTGACCGGGCCGGTGACCATCCTGCAATGGTCGTTCGTGCGCGACGACCAGCCCCGCGAACAGACCTGCCGGCAGTTGGCGCTGGCGCTGCGCGACGAGGTCGTCGACCTGGAAAAAGCCGGCATCCGCGTCATCCAGATCGATGAACCGGCGATCCGGGAAGGCCTGCCGCTGCGGCGCGCCGACTGGCAGGCCTACCTGGACTGGGCGGTGGATTGCTTCCGCCTGTCCACCGGCGGGGTGCGGGAAGACACGCAGATCCATACGCATATGTGCTACGCGGAGTTCAACGACATTATCGAATCCATCGCCTCGATGGACGCCGACGTCATCACCATCGAGACCTCCCGTTCCAATATGGAACTGCTCAAGGCCTTCGAGGAATTCCGCTACCCGAACGATATCGGCCCGGGCGTCTATGACATCCATTCGCCCAACGTGCCGGACGTCGACTGGATGGTCGGCCTGATGCGCAAGGCCGGCG
This genomic interval from Bordetella genomosp. 9 contains the following:
- the recX gene encoding recombination regulator RecX — protein: MGDRVAEKRGPSLRARAVAYLSRREYARTELARKLGAHTDDPAALDALLDDLEREGWLSTRRFAESLVHRRAERQGAARIVQELRQHGVDEAQIGELRNGLKATEYERALAVWSKRFGERPTDRTAYAKQARFLAARGFAHDVIHRVLGDDRDDD
- the recA gene encoding recombinase RecA; amino-acid sequence: MDDKTSKAAASEKAKALAAALSQIEKQFGKGSIMRYGDNEVEHDIQVVSTGSLGLDIALGVGGLPRGRVVEIYGPESSGKTTLTLQVIAEMQKIGGTCAFVDAEHALDVQYAAKLGVNLTDLLISQPDTGEQALEITDALVRSGSVDLIVIDSVAALVPKAEIEGEMGDSLPGLQARLMSQALRKLTATIKRTNCMVIFINQIRMKIGVMFGNPETTTGGNALKFYSSVRLDIRRIGSIKKGEEVVGNETRVKVVKNKVSPPFKQAEFDIMYGSGISREGEIIDLGVQAGIVDKSGAWYSYNGDRIGQGKDNVREYLKEHRDMALEIENRVRENQGIVSRANTFAASEAEED
- a CDS encoding LysR family transcriptional regulator, with product MLEIRHLETLAAIRDGGSLQEAAERLHLTQSALSHQLRELESRLGTPLLNRRTRPARLTTAGLRVLALADDILPRLRATERELQRLAAGRTGRLHLAIECHSCFQWLMPAMDAFRVQWPEVALDLSAAFSFAPFPALLRGDLDLVITSDPQTSEAIEYVPLFGYELVLAVSEANPLATQRYVQPEQLADQTLITYPVDRQRLDVFTAFLDPADVEPATIRKAELTPIIAQLVASNRGVAALPNWALTEYLGQGWLKVCRLGPQGVWRTLYAAVRNEDADAPFIKDFLTIARDVCFRTLAGIKSAGHAPAQSSSRSSPRTR
- the metE gene encoding 5-methyltetrahydropteroyltriglutamate--homocysteine S-methyltransferase, with protein sequence MTTIHNLGFPRIGAQRELKRAVEAYWAGKSSLAELEETGRALRARHWKVQADAGVNLIPVGDFAWYDHVLEWTTLLGAVPARFGQQDAAPVALDTLFRMGRGRAPTGTPAAACEMTKWFDTNYHYIVPELTPAQTFRIARESLFEQIREAQQAGHRVKPVIPGPLTWLWLGKGDAYTGPGDVAKLDLLAGLIPVYIEVLRRIAELGVEWVQIDEPILALDLPAAWRDAYAASYARLSGGALKLLVATYFDGLQDNLATAAALPVAGLHVDLVRAPEQLAPLLEVIGTKILSAGVVNGRNIWRTDLDLTLKALAPAKAALGDQLWIAPSCSLLHVPVDLAHETELDDELKSWLSFAVQKLDEVRTLALALDGSEEPAVREALRVQRAALADRARSPRIHNPAVAQRMAGAAQVRRDRTPFAQRIVQQQEKLRLPAFPTTTIGSFPQTAEIRALRRDWKAGALGDSAYEKAIRKEIESVIRFQEKVGLDVLVHGEPERNDMVEYFGELLAGFAFTRNGWVQSYGSRCVKPPIIFGDVARPAPMTVAWSSYAQSLTDKPVKGMLTGPVTILQWSFVRDDQPREQTCRQLALALRDEVVDLEKAGIRVIQIDEPAIREGLPLRRADWQAYLDWAVDCFRLSTGGVREDTQIHTHMCYAEFNDIIESIASMDADVITIETSRSNMELLKAFEEFRYPNDIGPGVYDIHSPNVPDVDWMVGLMRKAGGRLPKERLWVNPDCGLKTRAWPETEAALVSMVDAARQLRAQA